A genome region from Candidatus Protochlamydia phocaeensis includes the following:
- a CDS encoding DEAD/DEAH box helicase yields MNLTNNNPFNRYGINHFGMGAEPPLSASQEVPHQDSQPQEESGAANHQPSPVVPWWKAVIDCSEQESLSLEDEFPFLKKFDPSQWLDLLFPDLGECDFPLTDQTHSGRETNSGCSIMNSKPLPGSTSLSKRKFTQTDGRLPLTKRVSIETEQPSAPFNPHPHQNGSSAHYYPFAPLPSAENSPFGSAPVPFNPHLPQNDSFDQYYPFAPLPSVENSPFGSTPVPFTPQLPQNGAFGQSHSFAPLPSTGRPPFRVTPPPTFPTFIPSSASFKEMPCARPRKITTSSQKISSSAAPAFIHLSTQMTQAFSHRSANQIPVYEEARENIQKVLRLVLPLIEELDKVYEKMCESFAGGTFPPKPEGMQSDLMPYQWRGYKWMEIFYKFGIGGCLADGMGLGKTIQSIALVQAVINEKNEQGKAARILISCPANLIANWQRELNFHCPGLKSHIDIIEGNQDHSLNQINLISHQKLRLNSPASKEGAKFPFNQEWDLILLDEFHTFLNTKTSEKVITRLRQQAQGPGHGFIALTGTPMPNNLPELYRLNAMLNPNTYPTIGKFEKAVMKPAKDELRKLLLQAQNNGGKIPSHVSLKLIEEHVIQLIEILAKPFLLRRQNHFEEFKAQTAIMQSRGRPIQPLLPIEKEERISYSLSEIQLRLIQTIIDTNPQALDQATERGALSLFSSKIEKEADEASLNLIDYLYLQQVANHPALLLESERLMRYLSTKSVLLHQHIQSIPVNYSEPGKLQAIIHLVKNILDRTPDDKILIFTNFEKMGHLICEGLKASALIPIMQKVKFLYGKVDKNARSAMIEEFQHPEGPPVLVAGRKLGSVGWNCTAANHLIIVDPWWNPNDDDQCIARLHRIGQTKRVKVYRMHRETFVVDDKMNKLRVEKKAWCELILSADTTHVQERIRAIIESPSSLEGPVNPTTTSTATSPSSYSSEAGLELTG; encoded by the coding sequence ATGAACTTAACAAACAATAATCCTTTTAACAGATATGGAATCAATCATTTTGGAATGGGGGCTGAACCTCCTTTATCTGCTTCTCAAGAAGTTCCCCATCAAGACTCTCAACCGCAAGAAGAATCCGGGGCAGCTAATCATCAACCTTCCCCTGTCGTTCCTTGGTGGAAAGCGGTTATTGATTGCAGCGAGCAAGAAAGTCTATCGCTAGAGGATGAATTTCCTTTCTTAAAGAAATTCGATCCCAGCCAATGGTTAGATCTTTTATTTCCTGATTTAGGGGAGTGCGATTTCCCTTTAACAGATCAAACGCATTCGGGAAGAGAAACCAATTCAGGCTGTTCGATAATGAACAGTAAGCCACTTCCTGGATCAACAAGCCTATCTAAAAGAAAATTCACGCAGACAGATGGTAGGCTGCCTTTAACCAAGCGGGTGTCCATTGAAACAGAGCAACCCTCTGCACCTTTTAATCCACACCCTCATCAAAATGGCTCTTCCGCCCACTATTATCCTTTTGCTCCTCTGCCTTCGGCGGAAAATTCCCCCTTTGGGTCAGCCCCTGTTCCTTTTAATCCACACCTGCCTCAAAATGACTCTTTCGATCAATACTATCCTTTTGCCCCTCTTCCTTCGGTGGAAAATTCCCCCTTTGGATCGACTCCTGTTCCTTTTACTCCACAACTGCCTCAAAATGGCGCTTTCGGCCAAAGCCATTCTTTCGCTCCTCTTCCTTCAACAGGAAGGCCTCCCTTTAGGGTAACTCCTCCACCTACTTTTCCTACATTTATACCTTCATCAGCATCTTTTAAAGAAATGCCATGCGCGCGTCCTAGGAAAATAACTACCTCTTCTCAAAAGATCTCCAGCTCAGCAGCTCCTGCGTTTATTCATCTATCTACTCAGATGACCCAAGCTTTTTCTCATCGATCGGCTAATCAAATTCCAGTCTATGAAGAGGCAAGAGAAAATATTCAGAAGGTATTGCGCCTTGTATTGCCCTTAATTGAAGAGTTAGACAAGGTATACGAGAAAATGTGTGAATCATTCGCAGGAGGAACATTTCCACCCAAGCCAGAAGGAATGCAGAGCGATCTTATGCCTTATCAATGGCGCGGATATAAGTGGATGGAAATTTTTTATAAATTTGGCATAGGAGGCTGTTTAGCGGATGGCATGGGTTTAGGAAAAACCATTCAATCCATTGCCCTTGTTCAAGCGGTGATCAACGAAAAAAATGAGCAAGGGAAAGCCGCCCGCATTTTGATTTCCTGTCCAGCCAATCTGATAGCCAATTGGCAAAGAGAATTAAACTTCCATTGCCCTGGATTGAAAAGTCACATTGATATCATAGAAGGGAACCAAGATCATTCTTTGAATCAAATTAACTTAATATCTCATCAGAAGCTGCGCTTAAACTCTCCAGCATCTAAAGAGGGGGCAAAATTTCCCTTTAATCAAGAATGGGATCTGATCTTATTAGATGAATTTCATACTTTCTTAAATACGAAAACTTCTGAAAAGGTAATTACTCGTTTACGCCAGCAAGCGCAAGGTCCAGGGCACGGCTTCATAGCTTTGACCGGTACGCCTATGCCTAATAATTTGCCTGAGCTTTATCGATTGAATGCCATGCTGAACCCCAATACTTATCCTACTATTGGGAAATTTGAAAAAGCTGTCATGAAACCCGCTAAGGATGAATTGAGAAAACTCTTGTTGCAAGCTCAGAACAATGGGGGTAAAATCCCTTCTCACGTATCCCTTAAGCTTATAGAAGAACATGTTATTCAGTTGATTGAAATATTGGCTAAGCCTTTTTTACTCCGCCGCCAGAATCATTTTGAAGAGTTCAAAGCACAAACGGCAATTATGCAGTCCAGAGGCCGCCCTATTCAGCCGCTTCTTCCTATCGAGAAAGAAGAGAGAATTTCTTATTCGTTATCAGAAATTCAGTTGCGTCTTATTCAAACAATTATAGACACCAATCCACAGGCACTTGACCAAGCAACTGAAAGAGGAGCCCTATCGCTATTTAGTTCAAAAATAGAAAAAGAGGCCGATGAAGCAAGCTTAAATTTAATTGATTATCTTTATTTGCAGCAAGTTGCAAATCATCCCGCTCTTTTGCTTGAATCAGAGAGACTCATGCGTTATTTGAGTACAAAAAGCGTCCTTCTTCATCAACACATTCAAAGTATACCGGTCAATTATTCAGAACCGGGTAAATTACAGGCTATTATCCATTTGGTTAAAAATATTTTAGACCGCACTCCAGATGATAAAATTTTGATTTTTACTAACTTTGAGAAAATGGGTCATCTCATTTGCGAAGGATTGAAAGCATCGGCTCTCATCCCTATCATGCAAAAAGTCAAGTTCCTTTATGGAAAAGTCGATAAGAACGCACGTTCGGCCATGATTGAAGAATTCCAACACCCTGAGGGTCCGCCCGTTCTTGTCGCAGGACGTAAATTAGGCAGCGTGGGCTGGAACTGTACGGCTGCCAATCATCTCATTATCGTTGACCCTTGGTGGAATCCAAATGATGATGATCAATGCATAGCCCGTCTTCACCGCATTGGACAAACAAAACGTGTAAAAGTTTACCGCATGCACCGCGAGACGTTTGTCGTAGATGATAAAATGAATAAATTGCGCGTAGAAAAAAAGGCATGGTGTGAACTGATTCTTTCAGCTGATACGACTCATGTGCAAGAAAGAATTCGCGCAATTATTGAAAGCCCTTCTTCTCTTGAAGGACCGGTCAATCCCACGACCACCTCAACCGCAACCTCTCCTTCCTCTTATTCTTCAGAAGCTGGATTGGAATTAACTGGTTGA